GGGTTTCCGGTGGCCTCGATAACCACGTCGAGGTCCGAATATTCAAGCATCTCCACACAATCCCGGTAGGTTTTGATGCCCGATTCTTTTGCAAGTTTCATACCCGGTGCCTCTTCGTTGATATCAGCAATTCCTACCACGCGGACACCCGGCAGGTCGCTCAGTGCCTTCAGGACCGAGGTTCCACCTTTACCTGCGCCCACAATTCCCACTTTGATCATCATTTTCTTGAGGCCCCCTTAAACCATATTCAATTTTGGTTTAGATGTATAAAAACAGGCTTGAAGCCGCTTGCAAACCGGGTTCCCGCCTCCCAACATAGCGGCCCGGCACCTGAAAAAAGAAGCCGCCACGAGAACTGGTATCAAAACCAGTGGGAGGTGTATGGCGGCTTCTGGGGGGGTGCTGATTTAAAAAAATCAGAATCCAGGAAATCCCCACTTCAGGAAGCTACTTTTCTTTTTTTTTAGTTTTAAAGGGGTTCTGGATTCCCAGCTCCTTTAAAACATATTTATAGAAAAAGTCGAGATCGTCGTAGGGAAATTCAAGTTCAACTTTCTCCTGGGCCTGGAGGTCCCTTTTTTCGGGAGAGGTTTCCGGCGCTTCCTTTGCCTCCGGCTCACGCTTCACATGTTCGTTACCGCCCTCATGTTCGGGAGTCATTCAAACAACCCCTCCTTCCTGCAAACAAACCAGACTGACCGCTTTACACCCGTTCCTTTGTGAATAAAGTAACATGCAAAAACTATGCCAGCGCACCTTCGTAATCCGGCCGTTTTTCCCGAGCTTCTCTACCCTCAGGGGGCGCCTCTTGATTCAGATCCCTGTTTTCCGACATTTTCCTTCCTCCTCTCCTGAATCAAACTTATCCCGCAGCCCCCGAGCCCTTTCCTGACAAGAGATTCTGTAATATGCACTTACGCAAAAAACGTACCAAAAACGTGCAGCCACGCAAACAGGGGCCGCGCCGCAGCACGCGCCCCTGTTTTTCTCTATTCTCAAGGTTTTTCTTAAAGCACTTCTTCCGTGATTTCGTAATTTTTGCCGGGAATCTGGAATCTCTTTCGAAAAAGAGGAAGCTGGGCCAGCCGGCAGTCAGACTTCAGGGAAGGCCAGGGCTCCGGACTTCAGCCGCTCATAGACGGTCTCTACCGCCTGCCTGACTTCAGGTGAAAGAGGCAGCCCGAAGGCAACACCCTTGGGCTGAATCCCGATAAAATAAACCCTCGGGACGGCTTCCTTGAGGGCCCGGAGAAAAAATGTCAGGGGTAAATTATGGGTGGTGATGAAAAACCGATCGGCAATGCAGTCTTCGGTAAGGAGGCGAATGCTCCCGGGCGCCAGGCCCATCTCTGCCGCGTCCACGACCACGGCCACCTCGGGCTTCATTCTCCGGACGAGATGAAGGCAATTTTCCGGCACCGATTCTCCGTTTATGACCTCCCAATTCTGCAGGGGGAAAAGGGTCAGGAGCCGGGCCAGCAGCGGCCCGGCTCCGTCGTCACCCATCAGTTCGTTTCCGACCGTAATCACGAGACCCTTCATGATGCCCTCACCACCAGGTAAATTGCCGGTTCCTGTCTGATCATCTGCAGAAGCCGGAGGAGAGACCGCGCCCACCTCTTCTCCTCCGGCAGCATTCCGGGCAGGGCGGCCTGCAAAGCGCTTGACAGGGCCGGGAGGTGCTCCCTGGTAATCTCGATTTCTCCCCACTTCAAGACGCCCTCCAGCTTCCGCCTGCCCTCCCCCGGCGGGAACTTTGCAATCCACCGCTCATATTCATCATGACCCATGCCCATAATCTTGCGAAAACAGTCCAGAACCCCGATGTGGTGACCGATGGCCAGGCTGTAGTAGATTAAATTTTTGCACTGCTCCGGGGCATCCTTGCTGTCCACGAATTTCCGGTTCAACTGGTAGAACTCAACTCTCCTAAGCACTTCCGGCAACCCTTTCCATGCTGTCCAAAAAGATCCGGTGAATTTTCATGAACACCTCCACGAGGCGCGCGTCCTTTTCTGCCTTTAAGAGTTCTTTCACCCTTTTATCGACCTTTTGCGGATCCTTTTCGGCAAGGAACTCCAGATATTGATTGGCGATCTGCCTCCCGTGCCAGTAGCCGCAAAGGCGGCGGGCCTCCCGCTCGATCTCCTTCCGGAGGCTGATGGGAACCTCGGGAAACTTGAGCCGCACCCCGGCACCCTCCCCTTCCACGTAATGTTCGCCCTTCATCTTCTGGTGGAGCAATCCCAGCGCAACCGCAAAGCCGTGGATGGTTGCGCAGGGAGTGGGAGGGCATCCGGGAATGTAGAGATCGACCGGGAAAACGCTGTCGGCCCCGCCCCAAACCCCGTAGCTGTCGTGAAAGATCCCGCCGCTGCAGCCGCAGGCGCCGTAGGCCACAACAACCTTCGGGTCGGGAGCCGCCTTGTAGGCCCGGATGGCGGGCACCCGCATAGGTCTGGTCATGGGGCCCGTAAAGACGATGACATCGGCATGCCGGGGAGAACCGACCACTTTGATTCCGAATCTTTCTGCATCAAAGAGGGGCGTAATTGCGGCAAAGATTTCAATCTCGCACCCGTTGCAACCCCCGCAGTCAACCCGGTAGACGTAAACCGAACGCCTGATCAGTTTTAAGAGTCTGAGCTTGAGTTCCAGGATCTTTTCCTTCTGGCTGGCATCCAGTTCCTGGTTGAGAGTGATCAATCTCCTCACCTCCTATTCAAGGGGCGTAAATACAGCTTTTTTCATCTTTTCCACTTCAACCTTTCTCCTGCACTCAGGGCAGACCTCTAAAAGGGCCCTGCGGTTGGCAACTTCCGGCTCGGGAAGTCCGGCCTGCACCATGACGGCCAGAACGTATTCCAGTTCCTTTGCAGGGGTGAAGAACCTGTCGCAGAAACGGCACTTATTCAAACGGAAGTCTGCCCGGCAGATCAGGTCCTCTTTTTTGAAGGCAGCCAGTTCGAACTCGGGGGAAAGGGTAATCGCTTCTGTTGGACAGACCTCCTCGCAGCGCCCGCAGAAAATGCAGCGGCCGTAGAAAAGCTGCCAGGTTCTGATTCCCCTTTCGAGGTCACAGCTCAATGTGATGGCATTCGCCGGACAGGCAAGGGTGCAGGCGCCGCAGGAAATGCAGAGTTCAAAGTTGTAAACGGGCTTTCCCCGGAAGCCGGGGGCCACCTCCGCCGGCGCAAAGGGGTATTTAAGAGTTGCTTCGCCCACCTGGAGCACTTTTTTAAGCAGCTTGATCATCTTGTCAACCTCCTTCCCTCTTCCCGGTTTGAGAAATTTCAGGACTTGAGCGGGGAGTCTTTCTGCTCACGGCAGTACCGCTCCAACTCCTGGTAGGGAATGGTCTTCGCTTTCTTCTTGCGGACGTCGATCACGGTAACCCTCTCCGTGCAGGAATAGCAGGGGTCGATGCTGGCCACAATCAGGGGAGCGTTGGAAATCACATTCCCCCGGAGCATGTACCTGATCGGGGGCCAGTTGTTGTAGCTGGAGGCGCGCGGCCGCCAGCGGTACACCTTCTGGTTGTTGTCGGTCATCAGCCAGTGGATGTCTTCACCCCGGGGGGCCTCAACACACCCCACCGCCCAGCGATGCGGCTTGTAGGCGAAGCCCTCGACCAGGATGGGGCCGTCAGGCATCTCGTTCAGGCAGTTTTCCAGGATCGAGAAAATCTCATAAATCTCCAAGGCCCGGACCAGCGTCCTGGCGAGAACATCGTTCCCTTCCTGGGTGATCAGCTTCCAGGGAACGCGGTCATAGGCGCAGTAGGGATGGTCGGCCCTGGTATCCCGCCTGTAGCCGGAGCCCCGGACGGTGGGGCCAACCGGGCTGAGATCCCTGGCAACTTTCCGGTCGAGGATGCCCACTCCCTGGGTGCGGTGGAACAGGTTGGGGGTGTTGACCAGGATGTCGATCATTTCATCGACTTCCTTCCGGACCTCGGCCATTAAGGCCAGGACGCGATCCCTTTCGTCCTTTAAAATGTCCTTGCGCACCCCGCCGATCAGGTTCATCCCGTAAGTTTTCCGGGCCCCCGTGAGAATTTCCGCCATTTCCATGGATTTTTCACGGACCCGGAAGAGCTGCATGAAGCCCGTATCAAATCCGATGAAGTGGCAGGCCAGCCCCAGGTTCAAAATATGGCTGTGGAGCCGCTCTGTCTCAAGCAGGATGGTGCGGATGTACTGAGCGCGGGGCGGAACTTCAAGCCCGATCGCGTTCTCAACCGCCATCGTGTAGGCAATGCTGTGGTGGTAGCCGCAGATGCCGCAGATCCGCTCGGCCAGGAAGTGGATCTGGTCGTAATCCAGGCGGTTTTCCGCCAGCTTCTCCAGCCCGCGGTGGCAGTAGAAGAGGCGGTAGTCGGCATCAACAACCGTTTCCCCATCGACAAAAAGGCGGAAGTGGCCGGGTTCATCGGAGGTTACGTGCAGGGGGCCCAGGGGAATTTCCACCAGACCCTCCCCCTCCACTTCGATGAATTCAAAGGTTTCTTCTTCGGTCGTGGGCTCCGGGCGGCAGCGGTAATCCATTGCATCTTTTCTCAACGGATGGAAGTTTTCCGGCCAGTCGTCGGGCAAGGCCAGGCGGCGCGGGTCCGGGTGCCCGACCGGGTGGATTCCGAAGAGGTCGCGCACATCCCGCTCATACCAGATGGCTGCGGGAACCCGCGGTGTCACCGAAGGAAACTCCGGTTTATCTGGAGGAACCAGCGCCTTTACCGTCAGCCAGATGTTTTTCTGAGGATCTCGCTCTTCCTCGATGGATAAAACGTAGTATACCGCAAAGTGCCCGTTCAGGCTGCGCTCATCATTACCGACAACACTGGAGAGCCACCCGCCCTGCCGGTAATATGCCTCTTCCACAACTTCCGGGAGGGAGTTGAGATCAACAGTCAGGGTTACCTGGTCCGGGGTCTGCCAGGCCTCCTCAAGGATCGCCGCTCCAAACTTGGCCCGCAGGGCATCCACGTACTTCTTGCCGCCCTGCTCGGGCTTCACTTCATGTTGCATCCCACGTCAACCTCCTTTTCCCTCTAGCTTAACAGGGTCAAGACAATGTACTGGGAAATCAGCGTCATGACCATGAGAATGGCCAGGACTGACGAAATGGCAAAGGGCACTTGCGACGCCCCGGCAACCGGTTCTGAGGGGGCGCCCAGGACGCTTGCTCCCAGCCACTTCAGGAACCAGATGAAGCTTCCGACGGATTCAAGGATTGTAACGATGATCAGGACAAGGATCAGCGGATAGAGCTTGCCGATCTCAAAACCGCCGACGAAGATCATGAATTTGCTGAAAAATCCGTTAAAGGGAGGAACGCCTGTAATGGCCACAGCAGCCGCAATAAACCCCAAACCGACAACCGGGATTTTATTCAGAATTCCCTTGAGCATCGGGAGCAGGCGGGTGCCGGTCGTATAGGCCAGCGCCCCGGCAACCAGGAAGAAAAGGCCCTTGGCGAAGGCGTGGTTGAAGATGTGGGCCACCGCTCCGTTAAAGGCCATCTTTGAGCCGTAGATGGAAATGGAGATCGCCAGGAAAATGTAAGAGAGTTGGGTGATCGTAGAGTAGGCGAGCAGGCGCTTCATATCCTCCTGCGGGAAGTACATGACAAAACCGTAGATCATGGTGACAACCGCCATGATTGCCCCGATCAGGCCGATCACCTGGGGAACCGCCCCCGTTGCCAGGACGGTCCGGGCGAAGATATAGACTCCTACCTTAACCATCGAAGCGGCATGCAAATAGGCGCTCACCGGGGTCGGCGCCACCATCGCCTCGGGGAGCCAGGACTGGAAGGGGAACTGGGCGGACTTGCCCCAGCAGGCGATCAGGATCCCGATAAAGGCGATGATCTTTCCGGCTTCCGTAAGCTCGTTGAGGGCGTTGACAGAAAAGCTGCCCGTATTCACAAAGACGTAGGCGGTGGCCACGTAGAGCCCGAGGGCGGCGGCGTGGGTGAGGACGATCGCCAGGAGCGCGGACTTTCGGGATTTCTGGTCCCCGTAAAATCCGATCAATCCCCACGAGCAGAGGCCGGTCATCTCGAAGAAGAACAGGAGCCCGAGCAGCGTGGAGGAGAAGACCACGCCTGCCATGGAGCCGATAAAGAGGAGCATGAAGGCGTAGAACCTGGGAACTCCTTCTTTGATCGGATGCTCTCTGTTCTCAGGGCTCATGTATCCCGCCGAGTAGGTGCAGATCAGCCAGCCGATGAAAACCACGATGAAGTTGACCAGAACGCTCAAAGCATCGATGGTTACTCCGTAGAAGCTGATCCCGCCTATGGTCACCAGATCCCGGGTGAAGCTCGCGCGGTCGGCCGCAAAACCGACCAGCAGGAGCAAACCGCAGACGAAGGCCAGGAAAGAGAAGAGTTGACCCACCTTTTTCGCGTGCCGCTCCGGCAGAAGGAGAACAAGCAGGCTACCTATTGCCGGAATCAAGATGCTTCCCAGCGTATACCAGAGCATCTAAATCTCACCTCCAGAATCCCTCATAATTTAACCCTCTTCCCAAAGCCTAGAATCCGGACTGGACGATACCGGCAGCACCCTTGAGCAGGTCCGAAAGAGGCGAAGGGATGTAGACGCCCAGTCCGAACATGAGGATGAAGAGAAGGAAAATGGGAAGTATGGTTATGAAGCTGACATCGCCTCGCGTCACGTTTTCGGGAGGTGAGCCGAATACCGCCTCGCCTATCAGGCGGAGAAAAGCAGCAAAAACCACCAGCAGGAAGAGGAGACAGAGAATCATCAGCCAGAGATACCCGCTGTTTAATCCGGCCGTGACTGTCAACAGTTCGCTGATGAAGACGTTAAAGGGCGGAGAGCCGGCAACTGCCAAAGCGCCGCTCCCCAGCAGGAAAGCGGTAAAGGGGACCACCTTCAGCATCCCCTTGATGACGTCCAGGTCCCTTGTGCCGTACTTGATTAGAATGTTTCCGGAGGTGCAGAACATCAGGGACTTGGCAATGCTGTGGTTGATGGTGTGGAAGAGGGCGGCGAAGATGCCCAGAGGCCCCCCCAGGCCCAAACCTGTGGCGATGATCCCGACGTTTTCGACGCTGCTGTAGGCGAGCATCCGCTTGATGTCCCGCTGGCTGAAGATGAAGAAGGCTGCAAAGGCAATGGAAAGGACGCCGAAGATCAGGAGCAGCGTGCTGGGGAAAGCGCTTCCGATGGCCTTTCCCACCACAATGTAGTACCTGATGATGGCGAACAGGGCGCACTTGAGCAAAACTCCGGAAAGGAGGGAACTCACCGGGCTTGGAGCCTCGCTGTGGGCATCCGGCAGCCAGGCGTGCATCGGGAAGAGCCCCGCCTTTGTCCCGAAGCCGATGAGGATGAAGACAAAGGCCAGCTTCATCACCATCGGATCCAGCAGCTGAGCATGCTTCACGATCTCCGTCCAGAGCATGGAATCGTGGGCGTTCTGCAGAACGTTGAAAGAGTTGGAGTAGACCAGGATCGTGCCGTACAGGGCAAAGGCAACGCCGACACTGCAGATCAGGACGTACTTCCAGGCGGCCTCCAGCGACGACTTGTGGCCGTAGAGCCCGACCAGGAACGCCGAGCCCAGCGTGGTTGCCTCAACACCAACCCACATTAAGGCGATGTTGTTGGAGAGCACCGTAAAGATCATGGTGAAGAGAAAAAGGTGAAAGAAGCCGTAATATGTGCTCAAGCCCTTCCTGTCCACTTCACCTGTTACCAGGTCGTGCCGCATGTACCCGATGGAATAGAGACCGTTCAGGAATCCCATCAGGCCGATTACGAGCACGAAGACGGCGGCAAGTTTATCGGCATAAAACCACTCAGCAAGCGCCAGCAAACTTCCGTTTAAGAGCACCAGCCTGACAGCCCAGAGCGTCAGGACCAGGAGCAGGGTGATTCCGATCAGGTGCACAGCTTCAAGAAAGCGGCGGGCGCCGGCGCCCAGGGTTCTTGCCCAGAAGGCAAGGAGCGAGACGACAAAAGGAATTACCAGCAGCCACACTAAAAGATTTCCGCTCACCTGCGTCACCTA
This Bacillota bacterium DNA region includes the following protein-coding sequences:
- the hycI gene encoding hydrogenase maturation peptidase HycI — encoded protein: MKGLVITVGNELMGDDGAGPLLARLLTLFPLQNWEVINGESVPENCLHLVRRMKPEVAVVVDAAEMGLAPGSIRLLTEDCIADRFFITTHNLPLTFFLRALKEAVPRVYFIGIQPKGVAFGLPLSPEVRQAVETVYERLKSGALAFPEV
- the hycH gene encoding formate hydrogenlyase maturation protein HycH, producing MLRRVEFYQLNRKFVDSKDAPEQCKNLIYYSLAIGHHIGVLDCFRKIMGMGHDEYERWIAKFPPGEGRRKLEGVLKWGEIEITREHLPALSSALQAALPGMLPEEKRWARSLLRLLQMIRQEPAIYLVVRAS
- a CDS encoding NADH-quinone oxidoreductase subunit B family protein yields the protein MTLNQELDASQKEKILELKLRLLKLIRRSVYVYRVDCGGCNGCEIEIFAAITPLFDAERFGIKVVGSPRHADVIVFTGPMTRPMRVPAIRAYKAAPDPKVVVAYGACGCSGGIFHDSYGVWGGADSVFPVDLYIPGCPPTPCATIHGFAVALGLLHQKMKGEHYVEGEGAGVRLKFPEVPISLRKEIEREARRLCGYWHGRQIANQYLEFLAEKDPQKVDKRVKELLKAEKDARLVEVFMKIHRIFLDSMERVAGSA
- a CDS encoding 4Fe-4S binding protein, translating into MIKLLKKVLQVGEATLKYPFAPAEVAPGFRGKPVYNFELCISCGACTLACPANAITLSCDLERGIRTWQLFYGRCIFCGRCEEVCPTEAITLSPEFELAAFKKEDLICRADFRLNKCRFCDRFFTPAKELEYVLAVMVQAGLPEPEVANRRALLEVCPECRRKVEVEKMKKAVFTPLE
- a CDS encoding hydrogenase large subunit; this encodes MQHEVKPEQGGKKYVDALRAKFGAAILEEAWQTPDQVTLTVDLNSLPEVVEEAYYRQGGWLSSVVGNDERSLNGHFAVYYVLSIEEERDPQKNIWLTVKALVPPDKPEFPSVTPRVPAAIWYERDVRDLFGIHPVGHPDPRRLALPDDWPENFHPLRKDAMDYRCRPEPTTEEETFEFIEVEGEGLVEIPLGPLHVTSDEPGHFRLFVDGETVVDADYRLFYCHRGLEKLAENRLDYDQIHFLAERICGICGYHHSIAYTMAVENAIGLEVPPRAQYIRTILLETERLHSHILNLGLACHFIGFDTGFMQLFRVREKSMEMAEILTGARKTYGMNLIGGVRKDILKDERDRVLALMAEVRKEVDEMIDILVNTPNLFHRTQGVGILDRKVARDLSPVGPTVRGSGYRRDTRADHPYCAYDRVPWKLITQEGNDVLARTLVRALEIYEIFSILENCLNEMPDGPILVEGFAYKPHRWAVGCVEAPRGEDIHWLMTDNNQKVYRWRPRASSYNNWPPIRYMLRGNVISNAPLIVASIDPCYSCTERVTVIDVRKKKAKTIPYQELERYCREQKDSPLKS
- a CDS encoding hydrogenase 4 subunit D, with translation MLWYTLGSILIPAIGSLLVLLLPERHAKKVGQLFSFLAFVCGLLLLVGFAADRASFTRDLVTIGGISFYGVTIDALSVLVNFIVVFIGWLICTYSAGYMSPENREHPIKEGVPRFYAFMLLFIGSMAGVVFSSTLLGLLFFFEMTGLCSWGLIGFYGDQKSRKSALLAIVLTHAAALGLYVATAYVFVNTGSFSVNALNELTEAGKIIAFIGILIACWGKSAQFPFQSWLPEAMVAPTPVSAYLHAASMVKVGVYIFARTVLATGAVPQVIGLIGAIMAVVTMIYGFVMYFPQEDMKRLLAYSTITQLSYIFLAISISIYGSKMAFNGAVAHIFNHAFAKGLFFLVAGALAYTTGTRLLPMLKGILNKIPVVGLGFIAAAVAITGVPPFNGFFSKFMIFVGGFEIGKLYPLILVLIIVTILESVGSFIWFLKWLGASVLGAPSEPVAGASQVPFAISSVLAILMVMTLISQYIVLTLLS
- a CDS encoding hydrogenase 4 subunit F gives rise to the protein MTQVSGNLLVWLLVIPFVVSLLAFWARTLGAGARRFLEAVHLIGITLLLVLTLWAVRLVLLNGSLLALAEWFYADKLAAVFVLVIGLMGFLNGLYSIGYMRHDLVTGEVDRKGLSTYYGFFHLFLFTMIFTVLSNNIALMWVGVEATTLGSAFLVGLYGHKSSLEAAWKYVLICSVGVAFALYGTILVYSNSFNVLQNAHDSMLWTEIVKHAQLLDPMVMKLAFVFILIGFGTKAGLFPMHAWLPDAHSEAPSPVSSLLSGVLLKCALFAIIRYYIVVGKAIGSAFPSTLLLIFGVLSIAFAAFFIFSQRDIKRMLAYSSVENVGIIATGLGLGGPLGIFAALFHTINHSIAKSLMFCTSGNILIKYGTRDLDVIKGMLKVVPFTAFLLGSGALAVAGSPPFNVFISELLTVTAGLNSGYLWLMILCLLFLLVVFAAFLRLIGEAVFGSPPENVTRGDVSFITILPIFLLFILMFGLGVYIPSPLSDLLKGAAGIVQSGF